The following is a genomic window from Deinococcus aerophilus.
TGCGCGCTGATCCTGCACCGCATTGCCAACAACCAAAGCGCCCTGCGTCTCAATCCGGCCAAGCTGGTTCCCTGGGGGCTGGCCCTGTCGCTGACCACCGGCCTGGTCCCCTACCTGCTGGGCCTGCCTTTCCTGAAAAGCGATTACGGCTACGTCACCACTGCTCTGACGGGCGAGTTCGAGTGGGCGACCGCCCTGTTCTTCGACCTGGGGGTCTACCTCGTGGTGGTGGGCGCGGGGCTGTCGCTGGCCTACGCCCTGATCGACGTCCAGCCGAACGAGCGGGTGGAGGGAGACGGATGAGGAGCGCAGCATGGCGGCAGAACGTGGATGCGGAGCAGAGAAAGGCGGTCCCCTGCCGTGTTTCACGCCCTCTCCCCTGCCCACCCGGAGTTCCCGCTCCCCCGGAGGCCCTGTAATGGAATCGTTGTTTGCTGTCCTCGTCGGCGTGCTGGTGGCGGCCGGCGTGTTTTTGCTGCTGTCGCGCACCATCATCCG
Proteins encoded in this region:
- a CDS encoding Na(+)/H(+) antiporter subunit B; translation: MPKRSRPTHPSRPAPPRPGDLLLHDPILRTISRAAFALVMLFALLLLWRGHNAPGGGFIAGLMTVCALILHRIANNQSALRLNPAKLVPWGLALSLTTGLVPYLLGLPFLKSDYGYVTTALTGEFEWATALFFDLGVYLVVVGAGLSLAYALIDVQPNERVEGDG